In Mixophyes fleayi isolate aMixFle1 chromosome 11, aMixFle1.hap1, whole genome shotgun sequence, one DNA window encodes the following:
- the LOC142107804 gene encoding uncharacterized protein LOC142107804 isoform X1, with translation MKFSYIGALCVFLTLIAAAQCLFTCNECWVIGGTECCNVKNTTCPLPGCMTMSEYCVVEDKHFRSIRKTCGNELCNLCLTVTTGLDFNVRVSTQCGKGDGSNANLNFTESCNNLTTNGLKCPRCYNGTSAEGCADNGTVACVGKEMQCADYAGVVQYSDGSVNYISYKGCIVTGGCLVGFLGLPGTKEIKRKTFNCTAATSTILNLPKLLNL, from the exons ATGAAGTTTTCTTACATTGGTGCCCTATGTGTCTTTTTGACACTAATTGCTGCAG CTCAGTGCTTGTTCACATGCAACGAATGCTGGGTTATTGGTGGTACGGAATGCTGTAATGTAAAGAACACAACATGTCCACTACCAGGATGCATGACTATGTCAGAATATTGTGTAGTGG AGGATAAACACTTTCGGTCAATAAGAAAAACATGTGGAAATGAATTATGTAACCTATGCTTAACCGTCACGACCGGCCTTGACTTTAATGTTCGTGTCAGCACTCAGTGTGGCAAAGGAGACGGCAGTAATGCAAATCTAAATTTCACAG AAAGCTGTAATAATTTGACAACCAATGGCCTAAAGTGTCCAAGATGCTATAACGGTACCAGTGCAGAAGGCTGTGCAGATAACGGAACTGTTGCGTGTGTTGGAAAAGAAATGCAGTGTGCAGACTATGCTGGAGTAGTACAGTACTCTG ATGGCAGCGTTAATTATATCTCTTATAAAGGCTGCATTGTGACAGGTGGATGTCTGGTAGGATTTTTAGGACTTCCAGGCactaaagaaataaaaagaaaaacatttaattgCACAGCTGCAACTAGTACAATCTTGAATCTTCCAAAATTATTAAACTTATAA
- the LOC142107804 gene encoding uncharacterized protein LOC142107804 isoform X2, whose translation MKFSYIGALCVFMALIAAAQCLFTCNECWVIGGTECCNVKNTTCPLPGCMTMSEYCVVEDKHFRSIRKTCGNELCNLCLTVTTGLDFNVRVSTQCGKGDGSNANLNFTESCNNLTTNGLKCPRCYNGTSAEGCADNGTVACVGKEMQCADYAGVVQYSDGSVNYISYKGCIVTGGCLVGFLGLPGTKEIKRKTFNCTAATSTILNLPKLLNL comes from the exons CTCAGTGCTTGTTCACATGCAACGAATGCTGGGTTATTGGTGGTACGGAATGCTGTAATGTAAAGAACACAACATGTCCACTACCAGGATGCATGACTATGTCAGAATATTGTGTAGTGG AGGATAAACACTTTCGGTCAATAAGAAAAACATGTGGAAATGAATTATGTAACCTATGCTTAACCGTCACGACCGGCCTTGACTTTAATGTTCGTGTCAGCACTCAGTGTGGCAAAGGAGACGGCAGTAATGCAAATCTAAATTTCACAG AAAGCTGTAATAATTTGACAACCAATGGCCTAAAGTGTCCAAGATGCTATAACGGTACCAGTGCAGAAGGCTGTGCAGATAACGGAACTGTTGCGTGTGTTGGAAAAGAAATGCAGTGTGCAGACTATGCTGGAGTAGTACAGTACTCTG ATGGCAGCGTTAATTATATCTCTTATAAAGGCTGCATTGTGACAGGTGGATGTCTGGTAGGATTTTTAGGACTTCCAGGCactaaagaaataaaaagaaaaacatttaattgCACAGCTGCAACTAGTACAATCTTGAATCTTCCAAAATTATTAAACTTATAA